From Triticum urartu cultivar G1812 unplaced genomic scaffold, Tu2.1 TuUngrouped_contig_5578, whole genome shotgun sequence, a single genomic window includes:
- the LOC125529401 gene encoding protein AMEIOTIC 1-like gives MEYWLEPDELAALRREVGADPYWVPPGWKRGDPVSADGYALKAKMQVEELSKELAGVKSAPFDLQSAAWPQRKRDIKQTMGRRGYALDLIVPAEPV, from the exons ATGGAGTACTGGCTCGAGCCGGACGAGCTCGCGGCCCTGCGCCGGGAGGTCGGCGCCGACCCGTACTGGGTGCCGCCAGGGTGGAAGCGCGGAGACCCCGTGTCCGCCGACGGCTACGCGCTCAAGGCAAAGATGCAGGTGGAGGAGCTCAGCAAGGAGCTCGCCGGAGTAAAAAG TGCTCCATTCGACTTACAGAGTGCTGCTTGGCCACAAAGAAAGAGAGATATTAAGCAGACTATGGGTCGAAGAG GTTATGCCCTCGATCTCATTGTGCCGGCAGAACCAGTTTAA